Proteins from a genomic interval of Schistocerca piceifrons isolate TAMUIC-IGC-003096 chromosome 3, iqSchPice1.1, whole genome shotgun sequence:
- the LOC124787751 gene encoding uncharacterized protein LOC124787751, whose translation MLLFRITEILCFAAVLSADNTPLTTEKPNSLQQDVSKTDVYDITGLFGPNAKSVNGSKQNFEHRPIALEGGSSVIANDTIVSESKRPKELVQKTISEQTLFDNGTGVTPNHSNNFHEAIQTEGGLLEIPVSTAAAGETTKLVPSEATDFIKDSFPLNVGEVSDHPSVVPRKGVSPKIVPRKGAEPYEPFVDLDDNTEMKSACNCCETHSSEQNIGNYTADPRCVSCCNTTGSKKSSTSTTGLKNDTIEFKSTGNSSNHDYFKIANNSVNSTDFKSEATLNESNSRDVYRAYPPLKKKSKPLVTSDTDIEMKQQKSPQSSSSEKSDFVIPVVLLILAVPVVVVLAMLFYRKGTEFWERRHYSKMDFLIDGMYNE comes from the coding sequence ATGTTACTGTTTCGTATTACTGAAATTTTGTGCTTCGCTGCAGTGCTCTCGGCCGATAATACTCCACTAACAACAGAGAAGCCCAACAGTTTGCAACAGGATGTATCTAAAACAGATGTGTACGATATAACTGGGCTTTTTGGGCCCAATGCAAAATCTGTAAATGGCTCTAAACAAAACTTTGAACATCGTCCGATTGCCTTAGAAGGAGGTTCTTCTGTGATTGCCAACGATACAATAGTTTCAGAATCGAAGAGACCGAAGGAATtggttcaaaaaaccatttcagaACAAACTTTGTTTGACAATGGTACTGGTGTAACTCCAAATCATTCTAATAATTTCCATGAAGCTATTCAAACCGAAGGTGGATTACTGGAGATACCTGTAAGTACAGCAGCAGCTGGCGAAACCACCAAACTGGTACCGAGTGAAGCAACTGATTTTATCAAAGATTCTTTCCCGTTAAATGTGGGAGAAGTAAGTGATCATCCATCTGTGGTACCAAGAAAGGGCGTCTCGCCAAAAATTGTGCCGAGAAAAGGAGCAGAGCCGTATGAACCATTTGTTGACCTCGATGACAACACAGAAATGAAATCGGCATGCAACTGTTGTGAAACGCACAGTTCTGAACAAAACATTGGAAACTATACAGCAGACCCGAGATGTGTTTCATGTTGTAACACAACAGGCAGTAAAAAGTCAAGTACTTCAACCACAGGATTAAAAAATGACACTATAGAGTTCAAAAGTACAGGTAACAGCAGTAACCATGATTATTTCAAAATTGCCAATAATAGCGTTAACTCTACAGATTTCAAAAGCGAAGCAACCCTAAACGAATCCAATTCACGTGATGTGTATAGAGCTTACCCCCCTCTGAAGAAAAAGTCCAAGCCACTTGTTACTTCAGATACTGACATtgaaatgaaacaacaaaaaaGTCCACAGTCTTCAAGTTCAGAGAAAAGTGACTTTGTAATACCTGTGGTTTTGTTAATTTTAGCAGTACCTGTAGTAGTCGTCCTAGCAATGCTTTTTTACAGAAAAGGAACAGAATTTTGGGAACGAAGGCATTATAGTaaaatggactttcttattgatggaaTGTACAATGAGTAA